GAAACTCTAAAAATTTCTATCTTTTAATCTCATCGTATAAGCATATGGAGATTCAGTTGGCGGCTACGGCAGCTCTAATTGTTCCTCTGATGTTGGACTGAGGGCAGACTTGAAGTTACAGCGTCTCACTATCGCCTCTAGAGGTACACGTGGTATTACAAGACGGGGCAGGCAgaggctagctggttagcatgctcatttcagtagtTATCTGTGCGACACAATATGTTGATGTCTTTGACATTATGGCAACACTCTAACCTCTTCAAATGCAGTTGAtaatatttgttctttttttttttatgtttaaatgcattGCACCCTTTTTAAGGTTTTACTTAAATCTGGGCACACCCTGTATTTAAACCTGACCTGATGGTGTTGCTagaaaaaccaacacaaaacaGTCAGGGTTTTTCAGAATTCTAGACTAATTTCTTTCCGCTTAATCTGCTCACAGGAAACAAAGGAAGTGACGGTGGGTGTAGAAGCGGAGCGGCGGCAGCTGAAGTACAGTTTACCGGCGGAACTTTACAGCATGGTGGAGCTCACAGATGTCCCTAAAGGCAAACTGACCATCGTTGAGGCTCTGAAGGCTCTGAGCAGCCACCAGCGTCAGCCTCAGATGTGGACGCCGGCAAAGATCGCTCAGGAATATTCTCTGGACATGAAGGACACCAAAGCTCTTCTAGAGTTCTTCATCCCCTTCCAGGTTCAGATCATACCCCCAAAGACTGCAAATGCCAAGCAGATAAAGGCTTCGTAGGACTGGATTGTTGGTGAATGGCAGGAAATCGACAAAATATGACCTGACTTATTTATGTGCATCGATACATTGCATTGGGAGAGCAACCTGACTGTAACTGATTGAGTTTTTCAAACCTAATGTTTGTACCCAATGTGGGGTTTCCTTTTATGTAAGTGGAATCATAGGATACTGTATGTATACGGTTGAGTTATTCATCtttagcaaacaaacaaagaaaaatcgAATTAATAATGCGTCTATATAGTCCCTTCGATAATTCCTCTATggtaaaatacaaaagtatttatactcaagatcacacattttgaaatggCCAGAGGTCCAAAAAAAGGTTGAGGAAAAAACCTGAtttgaaggaatagttcaacattttgggagatGAGCGAGATGAAAAGGAAATATCATGTCTGTGTATACGACACTGGAGCCAGGATggggttagcctagcttagcataaaaatagaagaaaaagaatAGTTGCAGCCCGTAACTTTCTCCAAAACTGCAAAttatcattttgacatttgtgtttttgtacagagtaaacaaataagatggcatgtttaaaaaaacaaacaaaaaaaaaacccatcaacaggctagctgtttccccctgcttccagtcgttatgctaagctaagctaacaacgTCCTAACTCCGGCTCTGTAGTGTGCCACTCCTCacagctaagctaagctaagaagacaattacattagtcatttagtcCTAACTCCAACATAGGCTCTGTAGTGTGCCACTCCTCACAGCTCCCTCAGAAAGAAACGCATACTTCCAGAAATGTTTCATGGTGTAGAAGACCGCAGACTTTGTAACAGGCAAATTTGTCCAGCCAAAATATACTCTGTCATATTATATGGGCATTTAACataagtaaaatataataaGTAAAGAAAGTAATGTGTCTGAACAGCATAAAGCGTACCTGTGGAGAGAATGAACTTGGAACTTGCAACAAAACGCAcacttttttttgaaaataaaatatgaatttgttatttatgttatttcagGTGTCGCATCCCTTATGTTAATTGTTGTAATGGTTTCTGTGAATAAGCAACACGTTTCACTCTCTACTCATGGAGTCCCCCAAGTCCCTCTTCTGCACGGTAACCAGTAACCATCAATGCTGTGCTTAACTCGTATTGAAATAAAGCTCAtagtccacagacagacagtacaTTACATTCTGATAAGGCTGAGCTGACTGTTGCCACAACAGGCTCCATTTGTCATCTTTGCCACCCACCACGCACACCCGCGCGTGCCCAAAAAAGGTTCTTCCCCGAGCCGAGCCACGACTATTTGGATTATTTGTCGTTTCTATTGGACGAGTAGCAAAACGGTCCGCTTCTGCCCGTGCAACTGGCTTCTGTAGGTGTCAGTTACCGCTGAATACAAAGCTGCGTCAAGCTGACTGAAGAGAGCGCGACCGATGACCGACGCTCTGCTGCTTTCCTTCAAAATAAGGCAGTTCATTTATAGCAAGATTAGCTC
This window of the Anoplopoma fimbria isolate UVic2021 breed Golden Eagle Sablefish chromosome 18, Afim_UVic_2022, whole genome shotgun sequence genome carries:
- the ndufaf4 gene encoding NADH dehydrogenase [ubiquinone] 1 alpha subcomplex assembly factor 4; translation: MSNMGARVARMFRNFNLENRVHREISKEKPRAAPRHEVSLPPSAGSPEAVEAAESVNQKNDPLLTLLKSVYVESKDPAAPEETKEVTVGVEAERRQLKYSLPAELYSMVELTDVPKGKLTIVEALKALSSHQRQPQMWTPAKIAQEYSLDMKDTKALLEFFIPFQVQIIPPKTANAKQIKAS